The Deltaproteobacteria bacterium genome includes a window with the following:
- a CDS encoding helix-turn-helix domain-containing protein translates to MGPFDQLTYYELLEVPTSASTFEIRQAYKRLIGIYSEDALATYSLFSEEERLHILARIETAFATLVNQDKRAEYNQRLLESGRLTPESLEERAKARTAPVFHLSSVERADALTAQLQKKLQSKKVQHIIAALMEKELISGQDLQNLRQALGLGLEELFQITKISPNILQAIEEDDYGHLPPEIYVKSFLSSYAELLNLDAKVVVARYLRNKDVQQKTP, encoded by the coding sequence ATGGGCCCCTTTGACCAGCTAACTTATTACGAACTTCTCGAAGTGCCTACCAGTGCTTCGACGTTTGAAATCAGACAGGCCTATAAAAGGCTCATAGGGATCTATTCTGAGGATGCCCTGGCCACCTACTCGCTTTTCAGCGAAGAGGAGAGATTGCATATCCTGGCAAGGATCGAAACGGCCTTTGCCACTCTGGTAAATCAGGATAAACGAGCTGAGTACAACCAGAGACTCCTGGAAAGCGGCAGGCTAACCCCAGAGAGTCTGGAAGAAAGAGCGAAAGCCAGAACTGCTCCTGTTTTCCACCTGAGCTCGGTGGAGAGGGCAGATGCTCTTACCGCCCAACTGCAGAAAAAGCTGCAAAGCAAGAAGGTGCAGCACATAATTGCGGCTCTCATGGAAAAGGAGCTCATCAGCGGCCAGGATTTGCAGAACCTTCGCCAGGCCCTTGGTCTGGGGCTGGAGGAACTCTTTCAGATAACCAAAATCAGCCCCAACATTTTGCAGGCAATTGAAGAAGATGATTATGGCCACCTGCCTCCAGAAATCTATGTGAAGAGTTTTCTGAGTTCATATGCTGAACTTCTCAACCTAGATGCCAAAGTGGTTGTGGCAAGATACCTGCGGAATAAAGACGTCCAACAGAAGACTCCATGA
- a CDS encoding archease — protein MKKSIASGTERGSFEFFDHTADVGIRVRAATLGGIFELAARAMTEIITEVQLISPRVQRTFNLIEEDLEILLVNWLQQLLYVFDTEGLIFGKFQAEVEEAALRATAWGEQFSADVHVVKTEIKAVTYHQLEVVQVKDGWQAQVIFDL, from the coding sequence ATGAAGAAAAGCATTGCTTCTGGGACAGAACGCGGCTCATTCGAGTTTTTCGACCACACAGCGGATGTGGGAATTCGCGTTCGGGCGGCCACTCTGGGAGGTATATTCGAACTGGCAGCCCGGGCCATGACCGAAATTATCACCGAGGTACAGCTGATTTCTCCTCGTGTTCAGCGGACGTTTAATCTCATTGAGGAGGACCTGGAGATTCTTCTGGTGAACTGGCTGCAGCAGCTTCTCTATGTGTTTGACACAGAAGGACTGATTTTCGGCAAATTCCAGGCAGAAGTTGAGGAAGCGGCTTTGCGGGCCACTGCCTGGGGCGAGCAGTTCTCAGCAGATGTCCACGTGGTCAAAACTGAGATCAAAGCCGTCACCTATCATCAACTGGAGGTGGTCCAGGTGAAGGACGGCTGGCAGGCACAGGTGATCTTCGACCTTTGA
- a CDS encoding NUDIX pyrophosphatase, which yields MSREKPLPSEQACTDVVTVFLVHQGKILLMKRSNRVRTYQGHWAAVSGYLESPDPLQQAYIELAEEVGLEEADVTLRQAGACLEVRDQARGRLWRVHPFLFSVKSPKKIRLDWEHTEMQWVSPQELGNFRTVPALAETLERVLADHGLDQ from the coding sequence ATGAGCCGGGAAAAACCGTTGCCTTCCGAGCAAGCCTGTACCGATGTGGTCACTGTCTTTCTTGTTCATCAGGGAAAGATACTCCTGATGAAAAGGAGCAACAGGGTCCGCACCTACCAGGGGCACTGGGCTGCGGTGAGCGGTTATCTCGAGAGCCCCGACCCTTTACAGCAGGCCTATATTGAACTTGCAGAAGAAGTTGGCCTCGAGGAAGCTGATGTCACCCTGCGCCAGGCTGGAGCCTGCCTGGAGGTGAGGGACCAGGCTCGCGGCCGCCTGTGGCGAGTGCATCCCTTTCTTTTCTCCGTGAAATCACCCAAGAAAATCAGGCTCGACTGGGAGCACACGGAAATGCAATGGGTGTCACCGCAGGAACTTGGCAATTTTCGCACGGTGCCAGCCCTGGCAGAAACTCTGGAGAGGGTTCTAGCAGACCATGGACTTGATCAATAG
- a CDS encoding polymer-forming cytoskeletal protein: MKLRKRSPFALDTLIGANTIFEGSIYSERSVCVEGTVRGKIEAKGEVMVGRRGRVEADVLAESVVVGGHIIGTVRAEKRLEITATGRVSGNIEAGRIAVADGGVLEGFCRMLGREEVQCPQLEQRLAIEEGQCGEEPCVAEPIKDAEQM, encoded by the coding sequence ATGAAATTGCGTAAGAGATCGCCTTTTGCACTCGACACCCTCATTGGGGCCAACACCATCTTCGAAGGGAGCATCTACAGTGAGCGCAGCGTCTGCGTGGAAGGCACTGTGCGAGGGAAAATCGAAGCAAAAGGGGAGGTGATGGTAGGACGCCGCGGCAGAGTGGAGGCCGATGTGCTGGCGGAATCGGTTGTTGTGGGTGGCCACATCATCGGTACGGTGAGGGCGGAGAAGCGCCTGGAAATAACTGCAACGGGCAGGGTGAGCGGCAATATCGAAGCCGGCAGGATAGCTGTGGCTGATGGCGGGGTCCTGGAGGGATTCTGCAGAATGCTGGGAAGAGAAGAGGTGCAATGCCCCCAGCTGGAGCAGAGGCTGGCAATCGAGGAAGGCCAGTGTGGAGAAGAACCCTGTGTGGCTGAACCTATAAAAGATGCAGAACAGATGTAG
- a CDS encoding class II fructose-bisphosphate aldolase, producing the protein MATNLSQYRPANVKHRFPTSAAPLVNGRVLFEAAREAKAMIMAANIRCRLPLEGIIKASLATGAPVIYEIAKSELGYTEFTPDSFAEFIVTENERLGNTSVPFAIHGDHITVKSMEEISDVAELIKDEMAAGFTSFAIDASHMENEQNLAATLELAKPVVAAGLGLEVELGEIGAKSGSAEGFTRPDEASWFIENLVKGNIHPNLLAINNGSIHGTYFGTTQEGIQLDLTREIWEAIQPWQVDIAQHGITGTSLDKITQFIHYGIRKGNVGTFWQNISFGLAMNQNGNALTTPDKQYIKRSYRGIPDELWERMWQWAVETGNTGGNIKKANKAFAAELNRVAPEYKERITSQAYEEAIRLFEATNSAGLAEKVISLLTR; encoded by the coding sequence ATGGCAACAAATCTTTCTCAGTATCGTCCCGCAAACGTCAAGCACCGTTTTCCAACTTCTGCCGCTCCGCTGGTAAACGGCCGGGTCCTGTTCGAGGCGGCCCGGGAGGCCAAGGCCATGATCATGGCAGCCAATATTCGCTGCCGTCTGCCTCTGGAGGGGATTATCAAGGCGTCGCTGGCCACGGGCGCCCCGGTCATATACGAAATTGCCAAATCCGAACTCGGCTATACAGAGTTCACCCCTGACAGCTTTGCTGAATTCATCGTCACAGAGAATGAAAGACTGGGCAATACCTCGGTGCCCTTTGCTATTCACGGCGACCACATCACCGTAAAGAGCATGGAAGAGATCAGTGATGTAGCAGAGCTTATCAAAGACGAAATGGCAGCAGGATTTACCTCTTTTGCCATTGACGCCTCCCACATGGAAAATGAGCAGAATCTTGCCGCAACACTCGAGCTGGCCAAACCAGTGGTGGCGGCCGGGCTCGGCCTGGAAGTGGAACTGGGAGAGATAGGCGCCAAAAGCGGCAGTGCAGAAGGCTTTACCCGTCCCGACGAGGCCTCCTGGTTCATTGAAAACCTTGTCAAAGGGAACATTCATCCCAATCTACTAGCCATCAATAACGGCTCCATCCACGGCACTTATTTCGGCACCACTCAGGAGGGCATCCAGCTGGACCTCACCAGAGAAATATGGGAAGCAATTCAGCCCTGGCAGGTGGACATTGCCCAGCACGGCATTACTGGCACCTCTCTGGACAAGATAACCCAGTTCATCCACTATGGCATTCGCAAGGGCAACGTTGGTACCTTCTGGCAGAACATCAGCTTCGGCCTGGCCATGAATCAGAACGGCAATGCACTGACCACCCCAGACAAGCAGTACATCAAGCGCTCATACAGGGGCATACCGGATGAACTCTGGGAGCGTATGTGGCAGTGGGCCGTGGAAACTGGCAACACGGGGGGCAACATCAAGAAGGCGAACAAGGCCTTTGCCGCTGAATTGAACAGGGTGGCGCCAGAGTACAAGGAGCGCATTACCAGCCAGGCCTATGAAGAGGCCATAAGGTTGTTCGAGGCCACCAATTCGGCAGGTCTGGCAGAAAAAGTCATTTCTCTTCTCACCCGCTGA
- a CDS encoding transcription elongation factor GreA: MEKKPITRDGYERLRAELAFLCRFVRPQVINDLLQARSFGYTANNLQYFAARERQAFVEGRIEDLRRKLSLSQIVVNQQLSSVAVAFGDTVQVENLDTGQRAIYQVVGPFESDAFDGRISIDSPLGRTLLGRRVGDEITVYAPGGVRGYRIIAIFPC, encoded by the coding sequence ATGGAAAAGAAACCTATTACTAGAGACGGTTACGAGAGGTTGCGTGCCGAACTCGCCTTTTTGTGCCGCTTTGTACGTCCTCAGGTAATCAACGACCTGCTCCAAGCACGCTCCTTCGGCTATACAGCCAACAACCTGCAGTACTTCGCTGCCAGGGAGCGGCAAGCCTTTGTGGAGGGCCGCATCGAGGATCTCCGCCGCAAACTTTCTCTTTCTCAGATTGTGGTGAACCAGCAGCTCAGCTCTGTTGCTGTTGCCTTTGGCGATACCGTCCAGGTTGAAAACCTGGATACCGGCCAACGAGCCATATATCAAGTTGTCGGCCCCTTCGAATCTGATGCCTTTGACGGACGCATTTCCATTGATTCGCCCCTGGGGCGCACTCTTTTGGGCCGGCGAGTAGGCGACGAGATTACCGTATACGCACCCGGCGGTGTACGGGGCTACAGAATCATCGCTATATTCCCCTGCTGA
- a CDS encoding insulinase family protein → MRRVLPFLCTLLAVLLLSSPGLVAKEKLQIPELDALGLSADLQANIARVFASMPGDTFFRLRNGMTVLLRENHSSPVVACRILVRTGSIDEGKYFFGGLSHYLEHVVAGGSTRSFTEDEAQNMVRAMGGASNAYTSYDRTVYFINTTADHYGEALKLLFSYVSECKLEPREVEREKAVIQQEFKLGETDADRQLWQLFMHTAYLKNPVRYPVIGYEDVFVQVERDDLLHYYKERYVPENMVVAVVGNIDTAETVKTILQLTSGLTRTFHPPTVYEKESPQNSPRWAERTFPPARLTTMIAGFHTVSLTHPDLYPLDVLAIILGRGRTSRLYTELRDKKKLVLSADAFSWTPSYASGIFGFSFSLERQKVDGTLEALWKEIERVQSELVDREELAKAKRQVVADAVFAKQSAAGMASSLAGSYVDTGDPYFDDAYVKQIKKVTREDVRQVAQTYLQKDRLTVAILSPPGKGQAAGSTSLEKKIEEPGRIQKFVLDNGLVLLVKRNPTVPIVNFQVFGLGGQLVEPKDLAGVSYATMKLLTKGTRHRSKRQIAETVENLGGSLAAGSGRNTYYVSLALLKDDFDTGLNLLADVLMEPTFPQEEIDKQRQDTLLQIRQLDEDWQQEVARLFRQHFYDGHPYARDIIGTEEAVNSMTRADIVKFYRRTVEPNNMVLAIFGDIELAQVLSRVNKVFAKWQAGSPVRPLQPQQFPRLERNEEFHKKTDKVSAAIYVGSNGLAVTDRERPALDVIDAVISGIGYPSGWLQDALRGGDRSLVYVVHGFPVYGIGGGHFGIISQTTMANYQKVVDIILANLKKIQEKPLTAEELKEARNMCITMHEMGLETNGAQARSAALNEVLGLGYDWDSRYAELINKVTAEEVLELARKLFAHHMLVSTIPEHPVEAVIPPERRKRMHVR, encoded by the coding sequence ATGAGACGAGTCCTACCATTTCTGTGCACCTTGCTGGCAGTTCTTCTCTTGTCTTCGCCAGGTCTGGTCGCGAAAGAAAAACTGCAGATTCCCGAACTTGACGCCTTGGGATTGTCCGCCGACCTGCAGGCCAACATTGCCAGAGTGTTTGCCTCCATGCCGGGCGACACATTCTTTCGGCTGCGCAACGGCATGACAGTCCTGCTCAGGGAGAATCATTCCTCTCCGGTGGTTGCCTGTCGGATCCTGGTCAGGACTGGCTCAATCGATGAAGGCAAATACTTTTTTGGCGGCCTGTCTCATTATCTGGAGCATGTGGTGGCGGGCGGCAGCACTCGCTCTTTCACGGAGGACGAGGCCCAGAACATGGTGCGAGCCATGGGAGGGGCCTCTAACGCCTATACCAGCTATGATCGCACGGTGTATTTCATAAATACCACTGCGGATCATTATGGCGAGGCCCTGAAGCTGTTGTTTTCATACGTGTCGGAGTGCAAACTGGAACCGCGGGAGGTGGAGAGAGAAAAGGCCGTCATTCAGCAGGAATTCAAGCTGGGGGAGACAGATGCCGACCGGCAGCTCTGGCAGCTGTTTATGCACACAGCCTATCTGAAGAATCCAGTGCGCTACCCGGTGATCGGCTACGAGGATGTTTTTGTCCAGGTGGAGAGAGACGACCTGCTGCACTATTATAAGGAGCGCTATGTACCGGAGAACATGGTGGTGGCAGTTGTAGGCAATATTGATACAGCAGAGACAGTAAAGACAATTTTGCAGCTTACATCAGGCCTGACAAGGACTTTTCACCCTCCCACGGTGTACGAGAAGGAGTCGCCCCAGAACTCTCCGAGATGGGCGGAAAGGACTTTTCCCCCTGCCCGTCTCACCACGATGATTGCCGGCTTTCATACTGTCTCCCTGACGCATCCTGATCTCTACCCCCTGGATGTTCTCGCCATCATTCTGGGCCGAGGACGGACGAGCCGGCTGTATACGGAGCTCAGAGACAAGAAAAAACTGGTGCTCTCTGCCGACGCTTTCAGCTGGACGCCCTCCTATGCCAGCGGCATTTTCGGGTTTTCGTTCAGCCTGGAACGCCAGAAAGTGGACGGCACCCTGGAGGCGCTCTGGAAGGAGATCGAGCGGGTGCAGAGTGAACTGGTAGACAGGGAGGAGCTTGCCAAGGCAAAGAGACAGGTGGTGGCTGATGCTGTTTTTGCCAAACAGTCTGCAGCAGGAATGGCTTCGAGTCTGGCGGGCTCATATGTGGACACCGGCGATCCATACTTCGACGATGCCTACGTGAAGCAGATCAAGAAGGTGACTCGCGAGGATGTCCGCCAGGTGGCCCAGACCTACTTGCAAAAAGATCGGCTTACTGTAGCAATCCTTTCGCCGCCTGGCAAAGGGCAGGCCGCCGGCAGCACTTCCCTCGAGAAGAAGATTGAGGAGCCCGGCAGGATTCAGAAATTTGTCCTGGACAATGGTCTGGTGCTGCTGGTCAAACGGAATCCAACGGTTCCCATTGTGAACTTTCAGGTCTTCGGTCTCGGGGGGCAACTTGTGGAGCCGAAAGATCTAGCCGGGGTAAGCTATGCAACAATGAAGCTGCTGACGAAAGGAACGCGTCACCGCAGCAAGCGACAGATTGCAGAGACCGTGGAAAATCTGGGCGGTAGCCTCGCAGCAGGCTCCGGCAGAAATACCTACTATGTGTCGCTTGCCCTGCTCAAAGATGACTTTGACACCGGCCTGAATCTGCTGGCGGATGTCCTGATGGAGCCAACATTCCCCCAGGAAGAAATCGACAAGCAACGTCAGGATACCCTGCTGCAGATACGCCAGTTGGACGAAGACTGGCAGCAGGAAGTGGCGCGCTTGTTCCGGCAGCATTTCTATGACGGCCATCCTTATGCCCGGGATATCATCGGCACGGAGGAGGCGGTCAACAGCATGACCCGGGCAGATATTGTCAAGTTCTACAGGCGCACGGTGGAGCCGAACAATATGGTGCTGGCAATATTCGGTGACATTGAACTGGCGCAGGTGTTGAGCCGCGTCAACAAGGTTTTTGCCAAGTGGCAGGCGGGGAGTCCTGTTCGTCCGCTGCAGCCCCAGCAATTTCCGAGACTCGAGCGCAATGAGGAGTTTCACAAGAAGACGGACAAGGTGTCTGCTGCTATCTACGTGGGCAGCAACGGCCTGGCAGTCACCGACCGCGAACGCCCGGCTCTGGATGTGATCGATGCTGTTATTTCCGGCATTGGCTATCCCAGCGGCTGGCTCCAGGACGCTCTCAGGGGGGGTGACCGCAGCCTGGTGTATGTAGTGCATGGCTTTCCGGTCTACGGCATTGGCGGCGGCCATTTTGGCATCATCTCCCAGACCACCATGGCCAATTACCAGAAAGTCGTTGACATAATATTGGCCAATCTGAAGAAGATTCAGGAGAAACCTCTGACTGCCGAAGAACTGAAGGAAGCCAGAAACATGTGCATCACTATGCACGAGATGGGCCTGGAGACCAATGGCGCCCAGGCAAGAAGTGCCGCCTTGAACGAAGTGCTCGGCTTGGGCTACGATTGGGACAGCCGCTATGCCGAACTCATAAACAAAGTGACTGCCGAGGAAGTGCTCGAGCTGGCGCGAAAATTGTTCGCACACCACATGCTGGTCAGCACCATACCCGAGCACCCCGTCGAGGCTGTTATACCGCCTGAGCGCAGGAAGAGAATGCATGTACGCTGA
- a CDS encoding HD domain-containing protein, whose product MDRVKSYLLRHFEQVFILFLSGIIIAVTYLIPQRVPFLTLYFLPVIMAGYFLGLRGSIPAAIACILLVLFSALRYPELLLLPGTLQHLYLYLLTWGFFLIFTGAMVGWQREQLKLGFHERQQLSGELEQSRQELADAHASLNEYRTSMERKVEQRTRELARARDAAEASRDKIEKILYTTMDPAVVRLISEGRLRNEKRRISIMFSDIVGFTRYSEKRSPESIVQDLNRYLKAVEPILSDYHGHTDKYAGDGIMCEFGAPLDYANYRLLAVLAAMKMQQSIDRLDYPWQTRIGIASGPVVMGLIGSRRQYYTAIGDVVNLAARLEKSCPPGSILVDSATVEGVAAFVDLRLKRSLVSTQRQDSLVERELAQCQHALDRETEPRLRAELYEKMGQLYMSVGEADEAAHSFERVLELFPDNDNVKVAFAEATMQKQKAAELSVRGREQKVAAYEVVGLKDVLLDREKIPLSLYHKYGSAEELIRFSDDIILPVEALDGSIGHARVVAILSYAIASELGVAEQEKLDILHAGYVADIGKKNLPPHLLNRMGALSANELQEVEKHPLEGPRILKEMGYDSELMLDIVLHSHESFDGSGYPHGLKGEEIPLGARIILVADVYDALTSWRPYREKWDRQAACEEIRRGAEKGLFDPQVVESFLKLMHS is encoded by the coding sequence GTGGACAGGGTCAAAAGTTATCTCCTGCGTCATTTCGAACAGGTATTCATCCTGTTCCTCTCCGGGATCATCATTGCGGTGACCTATCTCATTCCCCAGCGGGTTCCCTTTCTTACCCTGTACTTTCTGCCGGTGATCATGGCAGGCTATTTTCTCGGCCTGCGCGGTTCCATACCAGCTGCCATTGCCTGCATCCTGCTGGTGCTGTTTTCTGCCCTTCGCTATCCAGAGCTGCTCCTGCTGCCTGGAACGCTGCAGCACCTCTATCTGTACTTGCTGACCTGGGGCTTTTTCCTGATCTTTACCGGGGCCATGGTCGGCTGGCAGCGCGAACAACTCAAACTGGGATTTCATGAACGTCAGCAGCTCTCAGGCGAGCTCGAGCAGAGTAGACAGGAACTGGCCGATGCCCATGCCAGCCTCAACGAGTACCGCACTTCCATGGAAAGAAAGGTGGAGCAGCGCACCCGGGAACTTGCCCGAGCCAGGGATGCCGCCGAGGCCTCCCGGGACAAGATAGAAAAAATACTCTATACCACCATGGACCCCGCTGTGGTAAGGCTCATCAGTGAGGGAAGGCTCCGCAATGAGAAGCGCAGAATCAGCATCATGTTCTCAGATATCGTGGGATTCACCCGCTACTCAGAAAAACGCTCGCCAGAATCTATTGTCCAGGATCTCAACCGCTATTTGAAGGCAGTGGAGCCTATACTGTCAGACTATCATGGCCATACTGACAAGTACGCCGGCGACGGCATAATGTGCGAGTTTGGAGCGCCGTTGGATTATGCCAACTATCGCTTACTGGCGGTGCTTGCTGCCATGAAAATGCAGCAGAGCATCGACCGGCTGGACTATCCCTGGCAAACGCGCATAGGTATCGCTTCCGGCCCGGTGGTCATGGGACTCATCGGCTCGAGAAGGCAATATTACACTGCCATTGGAGATGTGGTCAATCTGGCCGCCAGGCTGGAAAAATCCTGTCCGCCCGGATCTATACTGGTGGACAGCGCCACAGTGGAAGGCGTGGCAGCTTTCGTGGATCTGCGCCTCAAGAGAAGCCTTGTTTCCACCCAGAGGCAGGACAGTCTTGTGGAAAGAGAACTGGCGCAGTGCCAGCACGCCCTTGACAGGGAGACGGAGCCTCGGTTGCGGGCAGAACTTTATGAAAAAATGGGGCAACTGTACATGTCTGTCGGCGAGGCAGATGAGGCGGCCCATTCGTTTGAGCGGGTTCTGGAACTTTTCCCTGACAATGACAATGTCAAGGTGGCCTTTGCCGAGGCAACCATGCAAAAACAGAAGGCTGCAGAACTCTCTGTCCGGGGAAGGGAGCAGAAAGTCGCAGCCTATGAAGTGGTGGGGCTCAAGGATGTGCTGCTGGACAGGGAGAAGATTCCCCTCTCTCTTTACCACAAGTACGGCAGTGCCGAAGAGTTGATCCGCTTTTCAGATGACATCATTCTACCGGTGGAAGCTCTGGACGGCAGCATTGGTCATGCCAGAGTGGTGGCGATTCTCTCTTATGCCATAGCCTCCGAACTCGGTGTTGCCGAGCAGGAGAAGCTGGATATCCTGCACGCGGGATATGTGGCTGACATAGGCAAGAAAAATCTTCCCCCTCACCTCCTGAACAGAATGGGAGCCCTCAGCGCCAACGAGCTGCAGGAAGTGGAAAAACACCCGTTGGAGGGCCCCAGGATCCTCAAGGAGATGGGCTATGACTCTGAGCTGATGCTGGACATCGTTCTCCACAGCCATGAATCCTTTGATGGCTCCGGCTATCCGCACGGACTCAAAGGAGAAGAAATACCCCTAGGAGCCAGGATCATTCTCGTTGCCGACGTATATGATGCCCTGACCTCGTGGCGTCCTTACCGGGAAAAATGGGACCGCCAGGCAGCCTGCGAGGAGATCCGCCGCGGTGCTGAAAAAGGGCTGTTCGACCCCCAGGTCGTGGAGTCTTTCCTTAAATTGATGCACTCCTAG
- a CDS encoding M23 family metallopeptidase codes for MKQKRITVMWMPSVSSEARIFSLRPGILYLALCLLIVSWILLAVGGYWSSRLYRQYVEVQRENRSLLQKEKELEALQKTMEGIKKHEKIIRGFLGLDEKKTSDNGLGQGGEPSPDLSTVALNDTMTGAAITPAARPHSLSWVQRAQTLETNLKELVDIMRDRRQMWDSTPSIVPVEGGDYWFSSGFGWRRSPFTGLREFHNGLDISGRKGTHIIAPANGVVIKRGRDKYLGKYLKISHGRGIVTIYGHLADFKVKRGDKVTRGQVIAVMGNTGLSTGNHLHYMVKVHNRAINPIHYILNAKRNTLVGHP; via the coding sequence GTGCCTGCTCATCGTTTCCTGGATACTCCTTGCAGTGGGAGGGTACTGGAGCAGCAGGCTCTATCGGCAATACGTGGAGGTACAGAGGGAAAACCGTTCGCTGTTGCAGAAAGAAAAGGAACTCGAAGCCCTGCAAAAGACCATGGAGGGGATTAAGAAGCACGAAAAAATCATTCGCGGCTTTCTTGGCCTGGATGAAAAAAAGACCAGCGACAACGGACTCGGCCAAGGAGGTGAGCCTTCCCCTGACCTCTCCACAGTGGCCCTCAATGACACTATGACAGGGGCCGCCATAACGCCAGCTGCCAGACCGCATAGCCTGTCCTGGGTGCAACGAGCGCAAACTCTGGAAACAAATCTCAAAGAGCTGGTTGACATCATGCGCGACAGGCGCCAGATGTGGGACAGTACACCGAGTATTGTACCTGTTGAGGGCGGCGACTACTGGTTTTCCTCGGGCTTTGGCTGGCGGCGGAGCCCGTTTACCGGCTTGCGGGAATTTCACAACGGTTTGGATATCAGCGGACGCAAAGGTACGCACATCATTGCTCCAGCAAATGGTGTGGTGATAAAGCGCGGCAGAGACAAGTACCTGGGTAAATATCTCAAGATCAGTCATGGCAGAGGCATTGTTACCATCTACGGGCATCTTGCCGACTTCAAAGTCAAACGTGGCGACAAGGTAACTCGAGGTCAGGTAATCGCTGTTATGGGCAACACCGGACTTTCTACAGGGAACCATCTCCACTACATGGTAAAAGTGCACAACCGGGCAATAAATCCCATTCACTATATCCTGAACGCCAAGCGGAACACTCTAGTGGGGCACCCCTGA
- a CDS encoding P-loop NTPase yields the protein MSHVCSIGGGKGGTGKSFIAACVGTLLAKHGKSVVLVDLDLGASNLHTFMGMKCPVKGLDGYISKKMASLEQGIVATPVDNLFLLSSARCSLEVANLYHVQKKKIVRGIQNLPHDFVILDLGSGTHFNTLDFFLSAEKGLIVTTPEPTAIENTFRMIKTIYFRKLKQLVSKLGISYMCKKEISEFALGQIKYPSDLIKLFSTKYEELGKEIEETIKKMSFNIIVNKCDKSDSLTLGQQITLVCNRHFYKNFHFLGNVHYDTRVHQSILNRSIFVHRYPYTTTAVDLDKLTKNLLGLL from the coding sequence ATGAGTCATGTCTGTTCCATAGGCGGGGGAAAAGGCGGGACTGGAAAAAGCTTCATTGCTGCCTGTGTGGGTACGCTGCTGGCAAAACATGGCAAGAGCGTGGTCCTGGTGGATCTGGACCTCGGGGCCTCGAATCTTCATACCTTTATGGGGATGAAATGCCCGGTAAAGGGTCTCGATGGCTACATCAGCAAGAAAATGGCCAGCCTGGAGCAGGGGATAGTAGCTACGCCTGTCGACAATCTTTTTCTCCTGAGTTCTGCCCGGTGTTCGCTGGAAGTTGCCAATCTGTACCACGTGCAGAAAAAAAAGATTGTCCGCGGTATTCAAAATCTGCCGCACGACTTTGTTATATTGGACCTGGGATCTGGCACACATTTCAACACCCTGGATTTTTTTCTCAGTGCGGAGAAAGGTCTGATCGTAACGACACCTGAACCCACAGCGATTGAAAATACTTTTCGCATGATTAAAACCATTTACTTTAGAAAATTAAAGCAGTTAGTAAGCAAACTGGGCATTAGCTATATGTGCAAAAAAGAGATCTCTGAATTTGCTCTGGGACAGATAAAATATCCATCTGACCTGATAAAGTTATTTAGTACCAAGTATGAGGAGCTAGGGAAAGAAATCGAAGAAACAATAAAGAAAATGTCATTTAATATAATTGTAAATAAATGTGATAAGAGCGACAGTCTCACACTTGGTCAGCAAATTACTCTGGTTTGTAATAGACATTTTTACAAAAATTTCCATTTTTTAGGTAATGTTCATTACGATACTAGAGTACATCAGTCCATTCTTAATAGAAGTATTTTTGTACATAGATATCCCTATACTACGACTGCCGTGGATCTTGATAAACTTACGAAGAATTTGTTGGGCTTGCTGTAG
- a CDS encoding CooT family nickel-binding protein, with protein sequence MCEANAYLVRDGKEELLLEAVDILEPVEDGKIRLANIFGEQRVLEAKLKSMSLVSHKIILE encoded by the coding sequence ATGTGTGAAGCGAATGCGTACCTGGTCAGAGACGGCAAAGAAGAGCTCCTTCTGGAGGCGGTGGATATTCTGGAGCCCGTGGAGGATGGTAAGATCCGGCTGGCCAACATCTTTGGCGAGCAGAGAGTCCTGGAGGCCAAGCTCAAAAGCATGTCGCTGGTAAGCCACAAGATTATTCTCGAGTAA